The following coding sequences are from one Daphnia pulex isolate KAP4 chromosome 11, ASM2113471v1 window:
- the LOC124207159 gene encoding uncharacterized protein LOC124207159 — protein MSRPILLSLCVLLAILTLTSAVPANRRERDVEIDKLFAEMFPSSATTQAPVEIGLLLGQMETEFQNPGFNGDLDKYNNFGPAGFLRIGPVYSGGPFKRWFY, from the exons ATGAGTCGTCCTATCCTG CTGAGCCTTTGTGTCCTGTTGGCCATTTTGACTTTGACCAGCGCTGTTCCAGCCAACCGTCGTGAACGTGATGTTGAAATCGACAAACTCTTTGCTGAGATGTTTCCATCTTCTGCCACCACCCAAGCCCCCGTCGAGATAGGATTGCTCCTTGGCCAAATGGAAACCG AATTCCAAAACCCTGGCTTCAATGGTGACTTGGACAAGTACAACAACTTCGGCCCAGCTGGATTTCTAAGAATCGGACCAGTATACTCCGGCGGCCCTTTCAAAAGATGGTTTTATTAG